CTAATCCCGAATCTGATAATATTGAGGGTTTTAACCAGtggagtgtgtgttagtgtgagagtgagtgtgtgtgagtgtgagaacATGCTGCTGGACACAAACACTCTTACTCCTATATAATATAATTCGCTGTAATTCAGGTACTCCACCATAAATCCACCACAAACTTAAGTTACACCTAAACGTCAGGGTTTATTGAAAAGCATTACTTACTTTAACATAAATGTCTGTTTGCGCTAGCTGTAAACAAGCCGAAAAGATGTCACGAGTGTGATCATTTCTGTGACTCGAGACTTCGGAGTAGAGATGCAACAGTGTTTACTAGCAAAGCGTTAAGTCGTTGGTACCGACTCGTGTCCACCGTAGCGTAGATGTGTAGAAGTGATGCATGCTCGCTTGCCCATATCATTATTTACACAAGCTAAAGCCACGAGAGCCCCCTGTGCACTAAGCCTGTATTTTGTAAATGATCCATACGCATCATTAAAGAAAGGGATCTGTGGCAGATTGGTTGAAGAGAAGTCTAGATGCTAAAAGAACCGGGCGGAAGAGAGCCGGATAATATCACTTCTAacattattcttatttttaattGAGTCCTTCTGGCAAACATCCTTTGATCCTATACTTTTGGGCACTGACTAACCTGTAAATTGCTGATATTTAGACTTTCGATTTTAAATTATGCCGAATATTAGCCGTTCCCGTTAAAACAAGCGTGGTCACAGAATTGTTTCATGGTTCagcgtcacccccccccccccggtcattTGCCAGTAACACTGTAGCTGTTTTAAACCTATGCAAATCAACCCTCCCAGCCTCTCCTCCTGAAATGTGAACATAGAAACACTTCAGTCCTCTGTAGCTTGTAGCCAACATGTGCTTCCAGCACcgcagaggcagcaggacaTGAATATCTGCTTATGAAAACTCTTAACAGCACAGATTGTTCCTCTCAGTGGAGCGCCGACCTCGCAGCAACTGCACATTCGAACGCTCCCGGCTGCGGCGCACGTGTCGTGCGGGGAGCTTCGGCTCACGTAGCTGCTCTGCCCTGAACACAAAGCACTTTGTGACGCCTGCAGACACCAGTCGCAGGTCTGGTCCGAGAACACTCGCCTGGTCTCGTCTCCCCTTTGGCCTCACCTGTTTGAGAATGTTTacgttgtttttgtttggttctcttgtgtttttcctctttatgcTGTAAACTCGCCAACAACCGTATGCATACGTGGCACTTTGGAGAAATAAACTCTGACTGGAAACTACCGGCCTTGTGGTGCATCACTTTTACCCTTCAGCTATGGCTCATGACACCAGCGTGTGTGTTATTTATACTTAGTCATAAGATATCTataggacagaggagaaaacaaatggaaaatgggCCACAGAGggttttattgtatttaaaatCAGAGCCTATGACTCAAAAAGAACATTTATGTCTAAATCTGTAGATTTTTCGATTGGAATTTCTCtacataaataataatttaaaaatgttaataaaatgttGACACTATTGCTGTTTGGATTTTTTGGTCACAGTTAAATGCTTTTGCCCCCCAATCTTTGTCTCTTGGCTAATTAACCATTTTCAGGACCCATTAATCATAGAATGTGATGATTACGTTATGGTGATGAGGCAATGATCTTTAATGGATCAAAGCCAAAAGGGCTTTGGGATTCAGAAAAGTGCCCAGAGACTATTTTGAtcgtaacagacgctatataaataaagaatgattgattgatttcgtCATAGAGTAACATACAATGTTATCGCTAGAGGTCTgagctctccgagtgcttttcTAGTTTACTGTATAAGGaattgtttacattttattgacacATAAATTACAAAGCCAATCTGTTTCTTCACGCCGATCCTAAGCAGAAGTAATAACTTCTTGCGCTTCGATCCTTCTGCATCGTATTTGCGAAGTGGAGGTTAAAACCTTTTGATTGACACGTCGGTCAGCAAATCAGAGCAAACCACCCCGACGGCTTTCAGCCAATGAGGAGCCTCTTCCGGTAttattcatttcctgtttcagcgACGTTGCACTCAACGAATGTGAGTACAATCATCGGTTTATTTGATGTGTTTTCAGTTTATTACTGTTAAACAGGTGGGTTTTGGGGCGATTTACCTCGTTAAGATACACCTGTAGCTCATCCGTGTCCGCAGTGAGCTGTAACCAGGCCTATTTTTAAAGAGTGCAGAGTCATCTACGGGCTACAAGCTAAGCCACGGTAGCTATTTCATTGGGGGCTCTGGGATGATTTCTGCCCCCATAATCAGCTCAAATCTACGTTTTTAACCACATCTACTTGAAAATGGGTTACTCTCCTCTCGGCCTAGGATGATCTAAGGAATCTGCTCGCAGTTGTCATCCAATTTTTAACAACGGAAGATACAACAAGTGATCATTTTCTAAGTCTGTGACATCAGACGTTTCGCTCTGACGAAAACGCATTTTAATGTATAGATTCAGCAGGATGTAACTAAAAAAAACTACAATGTTTGCAATAGTGATGTGTGGGCCGATGATTGCATAGCCTGAAACACTGGAAAGGGTGAAATGTGCCCCGGAGCCAGTATTCCCTGTGTTTGATTGTGTCTGATCTCCCAGCAGATCTTCATTATGGCGTCTGGAGCTCTCTTCCCCAGCATGGTGTCTGGGtcccgcagctcctccagcaagTACCTGGTGGAGTTCCGCGCTGGCAAGATGACCATGAAGGGAAGCACAGTGACCCCAGACAAACGCAAAGGTCAGGTGTACATCCAGCAGACGGACGACTCTCTCATCCATTTCTGCTGGAAGGATCGCACCACTGGGAATGTGGACGATGTAGGTCGCAGCTTGCATTTGCAGTTGAACCCGTCTCTATtgtctttgggttttttaaaaaaaatgttaattccCCCCTCATTTAGGATCTGATCATTTTCCCCGATGACTGTGAGTTCAAACGGGTGAATCAGTGCACGACCGGACGAGTTTATGTGCTGAAGTTTAAAGCGGGCTCCAAAAGACTCTTCTTCTGGATGCAGGTACACATCTGGGTGGCGACAATAGCCTGAGCGACAATGAGCACATTTAATTCGTGTATTTATATATAAGTTAAGTATATTTTTGTAGAAAGTGCTAAATACATGTATCTGtatcgccctctggtggtagaCTGCAGTAGGACCCTTCACCCTGCCTCTAGCATGCTGCCATTTTATAACATGTTACAGGAAGTCTGTCCTTTTCTAATGTCAGGAACCAAAGACTGATAAGGACGAGGAGTTCTGCCGTAAAGTGAACGAGTATCTCAACAACCCGCCCATCCCTGGTGCTCTTGGCAGTGGTGGTGGAGGACACGAGCTGTCTGCTCTGGGAGGTAAACGGTGCCTGAGCGCTGtcaaaaatgccttttttttttttttttttataaaccaAAAAAGCACCTAAAGCTTGCGTTGTTTTACGTGTCCCCTCCAGGCGAAGGCGGTCTGCAAAACCTTCTGGGCAACATGAGCCACAACCAGCTGATGCAGCTGATCGGACCGACTGGACTCGGAGGGATCGGTATTCCAACTCTTTATCCCATAAAGCAGCTCGCCACCTGCCATCTCAGGAGATTAAGGGTGTATTTCTTTTGTTGCGTGACTGTCAGGTGGTCTCGGGGCTCTTGCTGGTCCGGGATTGGCGAACCTCCTGGGTGGCGGCAGCAGTGTCCCTGCAGCCAGCATCTCCTCCACAAGGTGTCTAATCCCTGATAGATGTGCTTCAGAGTCCTAACGGTCCCGATCATGTTTCCTGGTGGTTTTAATAGCTGCTTCCCTGTTCCCTTCctgactgtttttatttttttccccccagtccGTCCACAGCCGCGACCCCCACTTCCACCTCTGCTGCCAGCCGGGTCACCTCCTCGCAGGTGCCCACCACTCCCATCACCCCCATCACCCCCTCTGCTACCTCCACGGCCTCCCCCACGGCCACCACCCCATCCACTCCCGCGCCGTCCTCCCAGGCAGCAGGGTCGGCCAACCCCGCCCAGCCCATCCAGCTGAGGGACCTGCAGAGCATCCTGGCCACCATGAACGTGCCCGCCGGCGGCCAGGGGGGTGAGGGCAGACCGCCACGTTTAAGCGCCGTGAACTTCCTGTGTGCGTGAAGGAAAGATTGAGACCTTGTTTACTCCCTGTAGTGGACCTGACCAGCGTCCTGACACCCGACGTCATGGCTCCCATCCTGGCCAACCCCGAGGTGCAGCAGAGGCTGATGCCCTACCTGCCCAGTGGAGAGTCGCTGCCCCAGAGCAGCGAGGAGCTCAGCAACACGCTCAGCTCGCCGCAGTTCCAGCAGGTACACGTGGCCACAAATATCAGACCCCACTGGTCCCTGTGGACGCCGCTCCAGTTTTGTTGACATCACCTCGCCGTGCGTCTTTACTGCAGGCTATGA
This genomic window from Takifugu rubripes chromosome 3, fTakRub1.2, whole genome shotgun sequence contains:
- the adrm1 gene encoding proteasomal ubiquitin receptor ADRM1 isoform X2, which codes for MRSLFRYYSFPVSATLHSTNIFIMASGALFPSMVSGSRSSSSKYLVEFRAGKMTMKGSTVTPDKRKGQVYIQQTDDSLIHFCWKDRTTGNVDDDLIIFPDDCEFKRVNQCTTGRVYVLKFKAGSKRLFFWMQEPKTDKDEEFCRKVNEYLNNPPIPGALGSGGGGHELSALGGEGGLQNLLGNMSHNQLMQLIGPTGLGGIGGLGALAGPGLANLLGGGSSVPAASISSTSPSTAATPTSTSAASRVTSSQVPTTPITPITPSATSTASPTATTPSTPAPSSQAAGSANPAQPIQLRDLQSILATMNVPAGGQGVDLTSVLTPDVMAPILANPEVQQRLMPYLPSGESLPQSSEELSNTLSSPQFQQAMSMFSSALASGQLGPLMNQFGLPAEAVDAANKGDVEAFAKAMETETKSDQDGDSKDKKEEDEDMSLD
- the adrm1 gene encoding proteasomal ubiquitin receptor ADRM1 isoform X1, which codes for MASGALFPSMVSGSRSSSSKYLVEFRAGKMTMKGSTVTPDKRKGQVYIQQTDDSLIHFCWKDRTTGNVDDDLIIFPDDCEFKRVNQCTTGRVYVLKFKAGSKRLFFWMQEPKTDKDEEFCRKVNEYLNNPPIPGALGSGGGGHELSALGGEGGLQNLLGNMSHNQLMQLIGPTGLGGIGGLGALAGPGLANLLGGGSSVPAASISSTSPSTAATPTSTSAASRVTSSQVPTTPITPITPSATSTASPTATTPSTPAPSSQAAGSANPAQPIQLRDLQSILATMNVPAGGQGVDLTSVLTPDVMAPILANPEVQQRLMPYLPSGESLPQSSEELSNTLSSPQFQQAMSMFSSALASGQLGPLMNQFGLPAEAVDAANKGDVEAFAKAMETETKSDQDGDSKDKKEEDEDMSLD